In the genome of Hemicordylus capensis ecotype Gifberg chromosome 10, rHemCap1.1.pri, whole genome shotgun sequence, the window AAACTGTAATTTTACTTTTGTCTTCATAGTAAAATGTTTGCAACCGGAAACTACCTTGCTGCCGCCAATGCCTATAATTTGGCAATTCGTATCAATAATAAGATCCCAGCATTATACTTGAATCGAGCTGCTTGCCACCTGAGGCTGAGAAATCTACACAAGACAATTGAAGATTCATCTAAGGTATTGTCTATCTGGGGTTTGGGTGTCCAGCAAATTGCTATTTTATACTCCATTGTCACACAGCCatgactaagaacataagaagagccctgctggatcaggcccaaggcttgtcTAGACCAGCACacggtttcccacagtggcccacaccaggtgcctctgagaagctcccAGGCAAGAGGGGtaggcatgcccgctctcctgctgttgctcccctgcaactgggatttagagtgTTACACAAATATAACACTTTTCTATCAATGTATCACATCCATATTTCAAATGAATTTGGTGGGTTTGTTTTCTATAGacaaaaaaaatgttaaaatcaaACCTAAGAGATGTCATTTTGTATACTTccgtaaaatgtgtgtgtttacTGACAGCAGCACCTGTTATTCTGCACTCTGTGCATGGCCTTCACTTGTGCCCTCCTAATCAAAACAATTAGGCCATCTgcaccaaccttaaccagatggtggtctgtccatgacaatgggcaaATCAccagagtccccacccatggaacaccaccctgttcagagtgaaggATCAGATAatgcgtgtgaccagcaatatgcatcagtcccgagaccacttgggatatgcCCATAGTCTTCATGgactgcattccagagccctggggcatccacagagaaggcctggccccagGCCACTccccagacgagccggtggcaaccataaccggacctccccagatgatctaaaTAAGCagcagtgttcatgacaaagaagatgatCACTTAATTACCAttggcctaagctgttcagggcttgataatgactagcactttgtatttcacgaagaaacatagcagcagccagtgcagttctttcagaatctgtgtgttatggtccctttgggttgtcccagagaccaaccttgctgtTACATTCTGTACTGATTGTTTCTGaatgatgtacaaaggcagcccaatgtagagtgcattacagtagccaagcctggaggtcatcaacatatgcactactgttttaaggtcatttgcctctagaaatgggcatagctgataaAAAATgcactggccactgcctcagcctgagaaaccagagttttggatccaggagcactcccaagctatgtacctgatcttttagggggagtataACCCTATTGAGAACAGGTAGATCTCAACCATCTCTTGGATCTtgaccattgttccctctaacagggattcccagatgttgttcactacaactcccagcatccccagctacaatggcctttggctgagaattatgggagttatagtctgggaatccctattagagggaacactggtcttgatcccccacagtcagtaccacctccttatttggattcaacttcagtttgttgtccctcatccagcccattactgcctccaggcaggcatttaggaatgttatgccatttcctgatggcaTTGATAATCAcatccattttatttttcaaGGCTCTGGATTTACTGACTCCCCCTGTTCCAGACAATGCTAAGGCTAGAGTGAAAGCTCATGTGAGGCGTGGGACAGCATTCTGTGAGCTGGAATTATATGCTGAAGGTAAGGAGAGGTGAGCAGGATGGAACTTCTGGCTAGGCCACGCTGTTAATGTCTCCCAGAAGTGAGGACTGAGCAGGATTCTGTCTCCAAGAGCCTTGTAGTATTGCAGTGAAGAGGAGAAAATACATATCAGGGAGCCCCCAAATCAGATCTCACCTCTGCAATACAGGGATAAGAATCCTCTCCTTACAGGGTGGTGGTTGTAATTCTTACATGATCATAGGTGGGGTGCTTTGAGCACTTGAAAGTGCTATTCAGATGCTAAGTGGTGGTGTTTACAGGGATGTATCTCCCACATCTTTGTTTGGAATATAAAatgctgctgccattataggATTAAAGGGTGTGTTCCGTTTAGGTCTTCAAGATTATCTTGCTGCTCTCAAGATTGAGCCTACAAATAAAAATGTAGAGGAAGATGCTGCGAAGATTCGGGGCATAATTCAAGGAACAGAGTGATCCTGTCAAAGTGGCCGGAGTTTGCTGCACAGTTATTAGACATGTCAGAGCAAAGCTTGGTGTGACTTATCCTTAGATGGGGTTTTGCTGCTAATTGGCCAGATATTTTGCCTTTGTTTGAGTACAGTATTTCTAAGTAAAGTAGATTATATTTTGTCATTTTATAAATATGTTTTATATAAAATGCTCCCTTGAGAGTTAACACACACCTTTTCTAATTTACTCTTAATAAAGTAGAGGATGACCTAACAGCTTGAGCTTGGATTTATTGAAAACTCAAACAATTGATCCATTAATATAAGATCATGTTGGGAATCTTGATAAATATATGTCCTAGTTCTTAAAATAGTAAAAAATAACCACTATTCTGTGTAGCATTTTGAGGTATAGTTAAATATTTGaaaacaaccaattaaaaatacatacCAGTTTAGAAAGGGTACCACAAAGTAAATATTGTTATTTCTGAGACTCAAGTCTATGTTGTGTGAAACAGTTATTATCAATGTCTAGTTGAAAACTGGACCTGAGTAAGACTTGATGCCTGTTGTTGCAAGACTTGATGCCTGTTGttgcagtttgctcaggaaaCTGTAAGccccctgggtggtgtggtgccATGACCCTCCCTTTGTCTGCCAAAAGTGGGGAATTGGAAGTTTAAGAATATCTGAAAATTCAGAATAAAATGCAAGTGCATTTCTTAGTGACCACTCTTAATAACCTGAGAAGCTGCACAAGCTGAGGTAGGAGAATGTCCTGCAGCCTCTTGTTAATGGTGCAGCTTGGGTTTTTTGCAAAGAATGTATTCATATGTAAATGTATCCTCCTTTCTGTATTTGAAGTTATCAGGTGTACAGAACTGTGGGGCTGAGAGGGCATGATCCGTGTAGGAGAACCACAGTAATGAAATGCTCTTCCGATCTGGTGCAGAAAGCACAAGAGTTTTCTTGGGGTGGAATTCTACCTATGCAGGCGTGAGTCTAGTTGTGACCATTCCTTCCCACTACTTGAGGGGGAAGAGGACTCCCTCCAGAATCCCAGCGGGCAAGGGCAGCCTGCTGGGCCTGGCCCCTGCCTCACTGAGGTGGTCAGCCAGTGTTTGCCTGGCAGCCCCCCTTCAGAGGGCCGAGGGGACTGGCCTGGTGACAGAATACTCCTCGGCGCACCAAGTGCCTCGTAGCAGAGAGGGCCCGAGCAGCAGGTCTGGGTCCGGGAGGCGGCCGGGCTGCAGCCTTTCTCCGCGGGGAATGGTTTCGCATGGAAGTGCCTTGGAGCCGGGGAGGCGGCCAGGCGCTGCCTCGAGAGCCCCCGTCACAGAGAGGCTCGTCTCGGAGGAAAGCCCTTTTAATaaccatcatcatcagcagcagcagccagcacgaGTCGGCGGCCCCTAGAGCACGTTCAGCAGCTCGGCCGGGTCGCAGGGCCGGTCTCGGTCCAGGCCAGTGTTGATCCCGTTGAACTGGGTCAGGCCGCAAGCGAAGAGGTGGTCGGTGAAGGCGTTCTCCCGGGGGCAGTGCCTGCAGGGCACCATGGGCGAGGTGGGCGGCACGGCGCCGTAGTCGCGGGAGGTGGTGCGGAAGAGCAGCGGCTGCGGCGGGGGCTTCTGGCTCAGCGGCGGGCGGCTGGGGAGCGCCTGGGCGTCCAACATGCACGAGAAGACCGGGTTGCCCGGGTTGGCGCAGGGCCGCCACCACGGCACGGACCCCGCCGCTGTcgctggcgccgccgccgccttcccgGCACAGGGGGaccctgcggcggcggcggcggcggctgctgctgctgctgcgaggcCTGGTGccggtgccgccgccgccgccgccgcctcctcctcgcaGGAAGCCATCCTCGGAGTCCTCCTCCTCtgcaacagacagacagacagacagacagtgcgGCGGCAGGGGCCAGGCGGCACGCGCTTCCCTCGGGCGGGCCCTCCTCGCGCCGCCCCTGGAGGGGAGCTGCAGCAGCGGGCAGGGCGGGCCTTTCCCGCCGGCTCCCCCCTGCGCGAGGGCCGGAGCGACGCTTgtccggcgggcgggcgggcgggcgcgcTCCCCAGATTGGGGCGAGGGGCCTGCAGTTCCCACAACCCGCCGCCGCCGCAACGGCGCTGGGGAGAGTTGCAGCCCAGCGCCCcctgccgagagagagagagaagggccgccgccgccgccgccgccgccgcgctcccCCAGGCCAGCCCAGGGCTGCGCTCCCGCCTCCCCCGCCGGCGGGACCCAGCCGGACCTGCTGCcgctggggcgggggcggggctggCGCGctgccggcctcctcctcctcctctccttctccaggggctgctcctgctgctgaggGAGGCGCCCTCGCTCTCCGCCCGCGTCGCCACGGAAACGGCGTCCGCGGCCGGCCTCCTGCTGACGCCGCCGCGCCCCCTTTGTTCCTCCCCTTTGGCCacggtggctccgccccttcGGCGCCCCCTCCCGGCTGGGGCTTGTAGTCTCGCGCCCTCCTCGTTCCGCCGCAGCGCGGTGCAAGCGGCCTACATTTCCCAGGGTGCTCCGCGAGGCCCTGGCTAAGGCGCAGGCGCCGGCGCCGTGTTGCCTTCCGGCTGGAGTTTGTTGTGCCGAAGGCAGGCAGAGCGGCGCCGCTTCCGTGAGTAGCTGCAGCCCGGCCCGAGGGTGCTGCCGCCGCCCCATCTCCCCcccgttgccgccgccgccgccgcctggagGCCGCAGGGCCGGTGGCCATGCAGGCAGCGGGTCCTCCCGGCTCCCCGAAGGAGGCCCACCCTGCCCGGGGCCCCCAGCCGGGGAGGCGGAAGGGAAGGAGGCGGCCGCCGGCCGGGGGCGCCCCCCTGTGTGGACCCGAATGGCTGTCTGCAACAGCGGTCCTCCAGCTGgggttgttgctggactacagctaccatcacccccagccaccatggcctttCTGCAGGCTGGCCGCTCGTCAGGTCGAGCCTCGCAGCTgaccatggtggctgggggtgatgggagttgtagtccagcaacaacccCTGCTCTGCGGCCTGCTGGGCctcggggtgggggaggccagGAGGGAGGGCTGGTCTGGATGTGCTGGATCTCCAGGCCTGCCCCTTCTTCTCTCCCAGGCGGGGCAGGCTCGGTCCACAGCAAGGGCTTAAGCCACAAGTCATGCTTCATGCAGCTGGTGGTCTAAAGAAACCAGGCTTCTCGGCCACAGCGAGCCGGGTGAGAGGGCCAGCGGAGAGTGGGTGCCCGGCGGAAACCCGTTCTTCTCCTGGGTCCGTGCTTGTAATGGGAAAGCCTCACTTTCTGCTGTAGCTGAATTGGCCCCGTCTGAGAGCTTCTTTAATTCCTTATTTATCTTGCTGGCCTGAGAGGAAAATCAGCCTGTCTAGCTGACATTTGCATATTGTGCCAAACCAGGAGGCCTTGTTAACACAGAGAAGGCTTTGTTCTCCCAAGACACAGCCCAGGAGGGAAGCGAACTTGGGCACTGTTCCTCCTCAAATGACCAGGGCTCAGGAAGTCTTCTTGTCTGTGACGAGGGGTAAATAGTCCTGATGTGCCAACAGAGCTCGAGGAACCATTGGACAAACGAAATAGTTTGCCTGGCTGGTgagctgagccaacatttcttggcCCCTGCAGATGACTATCAGCTGCTTGCAGGATGCAGCTGAAAGGAAGGCACCTTGAGATCTTGACACCTTTGTCCAAGCTATGGGCAAGCCGTGTCTGGAACTGTGTGTCCAGTCTGGGTCGGTTATGTTTGAGGAGGCTAAGCTGGAGCAGAGAAGGGCAATCAGCAATCACAAAAGCAGGATTTCTCTTATGAGCTAAATcggttttagtttagaaaggagTTCAAGGAGATATAATATCATTTCTCTCTTACGTGGCTTAGTTTGCTAATAGGGAAAGAAGGGAGATGAGCCCGGTTCTTGACCAGAGAACTGCAACGGATTGAGGAGGCGGGAGTCCCCCCTTCCTTCAATAACTTTCCTTTAGAAAGACTTGGTAGATCGCTCCCTGAGGGCCATGCAACCTTCTGGGTCATATTTTGGTGACACGCGATGGGCTTGAGAGGGAAGGGCAGACTGACAAACGTTGCTCCTTCCCCCACTCAGGCAACAGTACAGGGGTTGTCTGGAACTCgcactgctgcatgtgcacagtgctagtctggatggctatctAGGACATTTAGACACTGAAGCATTCCACTGGGAAGATAAGGTGTGGGAAATGTTTCAGGATACCTTTCCACCTCGACATCTCTGAGTAGTGGAGTAGATCTCCACTGAATCACAAACTGGTTTGAGCAACTGTGCACCCTCTCTCCTTACCATGTTGAGGAGCTACAATCTCATCTCCTGTCTCTCATTACTTTCAGAGAAAATGTCAGAAAATTCCAGCGATAGCGATTCATCTTGTGGGTGGACAGTCATCAATCATGAGGTACTCCGGCTGCATCTTTTAACAGGGCTTCTTTGGACGTGGTGCATTCTCTCCTCAGGTTTCTCCCTTCAGTTGCTCTTCCTgcagtggaggaggtggtggtggtggtgaagtgaGGCCCTTGCGTGTGTGTCTGCTTTGGCTGGCTGAGCTGTGTGGAAGAGGCAGGATTGCAAAACGAGCTGAGCAGGATAGCCTGCTGGACACCAGAAGACAGCAGAGTGGGACCAAGCTGTCATGGCAGAATGTAGAGTGCTGCTCACGTTCTTTGTTTGCCTTAGAGTAGGGAACTGATCAGGCCCGGCTGCTGTTGCTTAGCCTCACGGCTCTTGCTGCCAACGTAGCTTTAGAAAAATAGTCTGGAGCCGAGTTTGGTTTGGAACAGGCTGGAATGCTTCAGTTGATTACCCTCTGCTGGCTTCGGACTTCCTCCCCACCTTGAAGTCCCGCATCCAGTTGACCTTCAGGCCCTCAGGCAGGGATTCCCATGCATCTCCCCgcttccctctcaccctcctaCACCACACGCGGCCAGGGGCAGAGAGCAAAGAAGCTGCCTGCTGGATTCAAGGAATGAGGGGGAGAGACGGCTGCCCTTGTTTGTGCTCTTGTGCTGCTAGGGGTCTGCTTCTGTTTCAAGGTCAGGCTGCAGGTTTTCAGTGAGTTTCGCTTGAGTTGATTAGATTCAAGACAGAAGCGCAACATCAGCTGAGCATGGCTCTCGTCAGCATTGTGCTAAGCATGCCTGTTAATGTTTACACCAACTCCTGGTCAGATTTGGCAGGACAGTCTTCTTAATTCTTAATCCTGTGAGGGATGCAAGGGAAACTCGGGGCTGGGTGgcttttctcctccttccttgcCACGTCCTGCTTGGTCCCTCCTCCAATCCAAGCACACCCCAGTCTGAAACTGGGTGCTGTTTCCAGGAgttgcccccaccccaacaagCAGCACAGGGAGGATGTTGGCAGCCTTCCCAGGAGTGGAGGCCTTTGCTCCTTTGGCTACTTCTTGCCAGGAGCTGGAAAGACCAGAACCAGCCAGGCCTGTGGGTGACCCCCTGTTGGTGTCTGCCTTGTttatagattgattgattgattgatttttcacattttatatcccgctcttcctccaaggagtccagagcagtgtactacatacttcagtttctccttacaacaaccctgtgaagtaggttaggctgagatggaagtgactggcccagagtcacccagccagtctcatggctgaatggggatttgaacccgggtctcccgctccccagtcctagtccagcactctaaccactacacacgctggcatttagactgtgagccttctGCAGAAAGGGAACCACCTTATTGGTTTGTtcattttcctgtgtaaaccgttttgagaacatttgttgaaaagcggtatataagcaTTTGTAGTAGTAGGCAAGGGTGGCTCGTATCCAGAGGCCAAACCAGTCACCGCTGCCAACAGCAGGCTAAAATTGGAACAAGCTGTCATGCATGGCAGGGCGGTGGGGAGAGACATGTCTGCCTCTGGTCTCTGTTGTCTTGTGTTTAAGGGCAAGTATTTGCCTCATGTTCAGGATGTGGCTAATGGCCACAGCTGGGAGAGCCAGGGTGGAGTTTTGGTTTGAGTGCTGGAGTCGGAGTGGAGAGCCCTGGGTTCAgctccccactcagtcatgaagcgcATGGGATgatcttggatctctcagcctgtcctgcctcacagggctgttgtgaggatttctagctctccctgcctctcttccCAGGTTCCAGTAGTTGAAAGTCAGTGTCCAGCTAGGATTCCCCACTGAGGTGCTCAGAAGTAGCGCTGCTGGCCTGCCGGGGGCTGCggtctccccactgccccaaccccTGGCCGCAGGGACACTTCCCCCCAAATGGAAATGGGAGGCACATCTCACTCTTGActccttttaaaatgtgtgttagaGTGCACAGGAgcagggatccccccccccgccaaacacacacacacacacacccctcctctctCTTACACACCCTGTGTGTGTGACACTGTTCTGGTTAGGAAGCAAATGCAGAACAGTGACTCTACGGAGGCCCAACAAGCGGCCTCCTCCTCAGAGAGCAAGTAACTGCTGCATCAGAAGAGACGGAAGGATCCAGTCGCACTTGAAGGAGAGATGGAGCAGGACTATCTGGCCTGGCACAGGCTGCTGGAGAGTCGCGTGGCCAGATCAGCGACTCCTGCAGAGATGTGGCATGCAGCATCTGTTGTGGGTGGGTCCTCTGGTTTTGGTTCAGGAGCCTCTCATCCCTGGATGTCTGTGTTTCCTGTGGGACGCAGTGTGAGGGAACGATTGGTGGAGAGGTCAGCGGCCACTTGTCTGCGCTGGCTCTGCCCCCTTTGCTGTGTCCCACCCCTCAGGTGTCCATGGCGGGCCCCTCTTTTTCCCTCTTAGGGCTCCGACATTGAGGCCGTGGCTTCTGAATATGAAGGGGGAAGCGCAGAGCTGTCTTCAGAAGAGCCTCCACCCCTCCTTGTACAGGAGGGGGATCCCCAGCAAGAGCAGCCCGCGGACTTGCAAGGTGAGCTCTGAGGCCAGATGGGCCGGTCACAGCAGCACACGCTGCACCAGGTGAGGGTGGCTCCCAGCAGAGGACTCTGTTCCTGCTGGCCTTGGGGACGCATTCAGGCAGCAGCAAGGCTGATGGCAGGAGCAGCAGATGTAGGCATGGGCTTGATCACACCGGCTTGA includes:
- the PIERCE2 gene encoding piercer of microtubule wall 2 protein, encoding MVSCEARPDERPACRKAMVAGGDGSCSPATTPAGGPLLQTAIRVHTGGRPRPAAASFPSASPAGGPGQGGPPSGSREDPLPAWPPALRPPGGGGGGNGGEMGRRQHPRAGLQLLTEAAPLCLPSAACTALRRNEEGARLQAPAGRGRRRGGATVAKGEEQRGRGGVSRRPAADAVSVATRAESEGASLSSRSSPWRRRGGGGGRQRASPAPAPAAAGPAGSRRRGRRERSPGLAWGSAAAAAAAAALLSLSRQGALGCNSPQRRCGGGGLWELQAPRPNLGSAPARPPAGQASLRPSRRGEPAGKARPARCCSSPPGAARGGPARGKRVPPGPCRRTVCLSVCLLQRRRTPRMASCEEEAAAAAAAPAPGLAAAAAAAAAAAAGSPCAGKAAAAPATAAGSVPWWRPCANPGNPVFSCMLDAQALPSRPPLSQKPPPQPLLFRTTSRDYGAVPPTSPMVPCRHCPRENAFTDHLFACGLTQFNGINTGLDRDRPCDPAELLNVL